The sequence below is a genomic window from Rhinoraja longicauda isolate Sanriku21f unplaced genomic scaffold, sRhiLon1.1 Scf000953, whole genome shotgun sequence.
GAGAAACCAGGTTTATTCTGGATCTCTTTATTCCATGTGAATCTGGCAGTGCTCTGTAAAAAGTATAATGTGAGTGATATCACTCTGCTGAGCAATCTTTGCCAAAACCGCATCTGAACTCAGACAACCGCTGAAACTTGATGAAAGTCCTTTCTAGCAGTGAACCAAATTAGTTATAGATATTGTCACTAtacctaattttttttaaaggtggttGGGTGACGGAATGGAAATACGACGTTCCCGGAATTAATGTTTCTCCCAAATTAAGTAGCAAATTAATGTACTTGGAAGGTTAATCGCTCCAAGAAGAGGATTGCGTTAACTTCGAGCGTTACACGGCTAATTTCTAATGCAACATTCACTTGAGAATGAGTGTTTTGCCGACGATGTCCCATCGATTCTGAGAACAAATCCATTGAACACCTGAATGGTTTGGGCCTATCATGACTTTTACtaagcgcaggaaggaactgcagatgctggtttgtaccaaagctggacacacaatgctggagaaacacagcgagccaggcagcatctctggagaaatggaaaaggtggcatttcgggttggaacccatcttcagacttttaaTAAGCTTTATTTACTCAATGTAATTGAAAAATTCAAACTCCTGCTTGGGTGTGTAGAGTATATCAGTTTCGATAGTTTAAGAAATGAAGACTGCATACTTAGTTTGCGTTCAGTATTTCCCTGAAACTGTAATCTgtactctcacattctctcttttcccTCCGTCCCCCGCTCTCTGATGCAGCCAATTTAGCGGCGATCGTGGTTTTGTCTCAAAACAAATGTGGTCTCTCCAAGTGTATTACTCGGTACCTGCTGTCCATGTCGGTTATGGATCTTCTTGTCATTATCACCGCTGTGATAATCAACAGGTTCAGTGGGATTTATTTTCCGGGCAGCTTCCTATCTATCACCCCAGTCTGTAGTTTCACCATTGCGGTGACATATGCAGCCAGGGTCAGTTCCGTCTGGTTaacggtcactttcacctttgatcggtttgttgCTATTTCCtgtcagaagctgaaaacaaaatactgcACCGAAAAAACAGCAACCGTGGTCATAGGAACAGTGTGTGTGCTGGGATTTTTGAGCAATATTCCATGGTATTTTATACATGAGCCTATCTATATAATCGACAACGTTCCGTGGTATTGCAGGCTGAAGGAAATCCGTTACACTTCGCCAGTGTGGACAGCATTGGACTGGTTTGACAGAATTTCCACCCCGTGTCTCCCGTTCCTCCTGATTTTGCTGCTCAACGCGCTGACAGTAAGACACATTCTGGCGGCCAGCAGAGCCCGTCGGAGGCTCCGAGCCCAGAGCAATGGAGAAAAGCAGAGCGACCCAGAGATGGAAAGTAGAAAGAAGTCCATAATTTTGCTCTTCACTATCTCCGGAAGTTTCATCCTCTTGTGGATGACGTATGTTGTGCAGTTCCTGTACGTCCGCATCACGAATGACTACAACTTTAAAAGCTTCAATGACCCCAAGTTTATTCTCCAGGAAGCCGGAAACATGCTTCAACTCTTGAGCTCCTGCACTAACACCTTTATTTATGCAGCAATCCAGAGAAGATTCAGAGAAGAGTTAAAGAAAATGTTTAAATTTCCATTAAGAATATTTAGTGAatgataaataaaaaataaagagtgAAAAAATAAGTTGAAGTTCAATTGAATCTATCGAATCGCATGAAGTTAACGAGCGATGTAACCAGTCAACAGTTTTGAATCCCAGATACTTTCTTCGAATCCGTTTTCACTCTAAATGGTGATATATGCAATGTGTTATGAGACCTTTCTACATTTCGCCGTCTATCTTAATAATAATACCGATTTAGTAAAATAAAATCCCAACTAATTTGGCAGTCTGCTTCCTGTGTACTGTGGCCATTGGATactaataaataaatatttgaaagcacTGACATCTGAGTTTTTTTAATTACAGAAATAACTGTACCTACGAAATGAGGACTGCCCATCGTAAATAGAGAGAATATACCATTTGACTGATAGGTAATCATAATGGAGTGGTGGGTAAAATATCACATCTCATTTCTCGTCACCTTCTCTACAGAGCCAACGTCATTTATTTTTGGACATTTCGCATTTCTGCATCTCCGCAGTTTATTAATACAATGAAAGTCTGGGGCTTTTGTCATAatgatgaataaagtttatattTTATACTGTTTAATGTTAAAGTTTTCTTGATTTTAACGTCACAGAGCCACAAGAGTCGTGCAGCACGGGTATAGgctctacggcccaacttgccgaagACGATGCTGGTCCATTAGACTCTTTCGGTCCACAGC
It includes:
- the LOC144591378 gene encoding putative G-protein coupled receptor 139; translated protein: MKGEVFLRGVLEKRANCTENMHAPPTGLPYAIYYTALAVIAVPANLAAIVVLSQNKCGLSKCITRYLLSMSVMDLLVIITAVIINRFSGIYFPGSFLSITPVCSFTIAVTYAARVSSVWLTVTFTFDRFVAISCQKLKTKYCTEKTATVVIGTVCVLGFLSNIPWYFIHEPIYIIDNVPWYCRLKEIRYTSPVWTALDWFDRISTPCLPFLLILLLNALTVRHILAASRARRRLRAQSNGEKQSDPEMESRKKSIILLFTISGSFILLWMTYVVQFLYVRITNDYNFKSFNDPKFILQEAGNMLQLLSSCTNTFIYAAIQRRFREELKKMFKFPLRIFSE